A single Sulfurimonas aquatica DNA region contains:
- a CDS encoding ATP-binding protein produces MRNKIGKYDNKINALELKDRMLCLNTLILAEQGSGKTNLACKIRNFAIDSNVPTFYMDFSNSFEENIELRYKDSYFNYIQFSESEEFDKQLAELIKEKKHIYMAVSPEYFSNKKDERSKLSKTIANTDLLQNYYYFFHDIENLNGFYTKFEDFLLYMLGLMNMQKYGFTFLAQPHSIFENQNIKLLFSFLYLGRCSNLNYFNTSILKTLDKNRFYYQARTDSPTLLFNKIESNLVTVDEYIPDE; encoded by the coding sequence ATGCGAAACAAAATTGGTAAATATGACAACAAAATAAATGCTCTTGAGCTAAAAGATAGAATGCTGTGCTTAAACACCTTAATCTTAGCAGAACAGGGATCTGGAAAGACTAATCTTGCTTGTAAAATTCGTAACTTTGCGATAGATAGTAATGTGCCAACTTTTTATATGGACTTTTCAAATTCATTTGAAGAAAATATAGAACTACGTTACAAAGATAGTTATTTTAATTATATACAATTTAGTGAATCTGAAGAGTTTGATAAACAACTTGCAGAGCTTATAAAAGAAAAAAAACATATTTATATGGCTGTGAGTCCAGAATACTTTTCTAATAAAAAAGATGAAAGAAGTAAGCTATCAAAAACAATAGCAAATACAGATCTACTTCAAAACTACTACTACTTTTTTCATGACATAGAGAACCTAAATGGCTTTTATACAAAATTTGAAGATTTTCTACTCTACATGCTTGGACTTATGAATATGCAAAAATATGGCTTTACATTTTTAGCACAGCCTCATTCAATCTTTGAAAATCAAAATATAAAACTACTGTTTTCTTTTCTTTATCTTGGTAGATGTTCAAACCTTAATTACTTTAACACTTCTATTTTAAAAACTTTAGATAAAAATAGATTTTACTATCAAGCAAGAACTGATAGTCCTACTCTTTTGTTTAATAAAATAGAGAGTAACCTTGTGACAGTTGATGAGTATATTCCGGACGAGTAG
- a CDS encoding NAD(P)H-hydrate dehydratase: MQKLFDEVNSLDKRCYSDFYLSEDILMEHAANGMAQHIQKNFNKKSTIIIVCGSGNNGADGLALSRLLHPDFNVRIYYAKAPKSKMAILQNKRTKSVGVKECSELFECDIVVDALVGTGFSGEFSDELEKLMKQINSLNAFKIACDIPSGINPHGVCAKETFQADVSLTMGALKKSMFLDEAKEFIGKIEVLNLGISRDLYETSSNWHLLDLDDLQLPFRDKKNSHKGSYGHLAVASGQKSGASVISALAALRFGAGLVTLVGYEDEKSLNIPHSLMYSHGVPKNITALACGMGLGDAFSDLELQNFLDNDLPTVVDADIFHMPIISDILKREKLVITPHPKEFISLLKALNIANISITELQKNRFKYCEEFCLLYPHVILLLKGVNVIIGHKDSFFINPHGTSALAKAGSGDVLSGLIASLLAQGFEPIDATINASLAHTTLSCKHLGADFTLTPDDLIDNIKML, encoded by the coding sequence ATGCAAAAACTCTTTGATGAAGTAAACTCGCTAGATAAACGCTGTTATAGTGATTTTTATTTGAGTGAAGATATATTAATGGAGCATGCTGCCAATGGCATGGCTCAACATATTCAAAAAAATTTTAATAAAAAATCCACCATTATCATTGTCTGTGGGAGCGGTAACAATGGGGCAGATGGTTTAGCACTCTCGCGTTTACTTCACCCTGATTTCAATGTGAGAATTTACTATGCGAAAGCACCCAAATCAAAAATGGCAATACTTCAGAATAAACGCACTAAAAGTGTTGGTGTCAAAGAGTGCAGTGAACTCTTTGAGTGTGACATTGTCGTAGATGCTCTTGTTGGGACAGGTTTCAGTGGTGAATTTAGTGATGAGTTAGAAAAACTGATGAAACAAATAAATTCTCTTAATGCATTTAAAATTGCTTGTGATATTCCATCTGGTATCAACCCTCATGGTGTTTGTGCCAAAGAGACCTTTCAAGCGGATGTCTCTCTCACAATGGGTGCATTGAAAAAGTCTATGTTTCTTGATGAGGCCAAAGAGTTTATAGGAAAGATAGAAGTTTTGAACCTTGGCATTTCAAGAGATCTGTATGAAACAAGTTCAAACTGGCATCTTTTAGATTTAGACGATTTACAACTTCCTTTTCGAGATAAAAAAAATTCTCATAAAGGCAGCTATGGCCATCTCGCCGTAGCAAGCGGTCAAAAGAGTGGTGCGAGTGTCATTAGTGCACTGGCTGCGTTAAGATTTGGAGCTGGGCTTGTAACGCTAGTTGGTTATGAAGATGAGAAAAGTCTAAATATTCCTCACTCTCTAATGTACTCGCATGGAGTTCCAAAAAATATTACTGCGTTAGCATGTGGCATGGGTTTAGGAGATGCGTTTAGCGACTTAGAACTTCAAAACTTTTTAGATAATGATTTACCTACGGTAGTTGATGCAGATATTTTTCATATGCCAATTATTTCAGATATTTTAAAAAGAGAAAAGCTTGTCATTACGCCTCATCCAAAAGAGTTTATCTCACTATTAAAAGCTCTAAATATAGCTAATATAAGTATAACTGAATTACAAAAAAATCGTTTTAAATATTGCGAAGAGTTTTGTCTGCTATATCCTCATGTTATACTTCTCTTAAAAGGTGTGAATGTCATTATAGGGCATAAAGATAGCTTTTTTATAAATCCCCACGGAACATCAGCATTAGCAAAAGCTGGAAGTGGTGATGTTTTAAGTGGATTAATTGCATCGCTTCTTGCGCAAGGTTTTGAG